The following are encoded in a window of Mycobacteroides chelonae CCUG 47445 genomic DNA:
- a CDS encoding NtaA/DmoA family FMN-dependent monooxygenase (This protein belongs to a clade of FMN-dependent monooxygenases, within a broader family of flavin-dependent oxidoreductases, the luciferase-like monooxygenase (LMM) family, some of whose members use coenzyme F420 rather than FMN.), whose product MTDGLRQLHLLAFGNVRSGGAWRLPGVRNGPANQLDTLVATAKAAEAAKFDAIFFADGLNFGPEATWAHKSTEDFEPLTATSYLAAVTERLGLVVTGSSTFQPPYHLARQLLSLDHLSAGRAGWNLVTSFAQAAAANFGDRGFLPHDERYRLAEETLQVVRALWHSLEADTVIEDRATGIYNDVNKIHVTNHDGEFHKVKGPLGVTPSRQGQPVIFQAGSSTTGRAFAAKNAEVVFTGQTDIDRAKSFYRQLHDEARASGRSSLPLVTPSLGVVVGSTEAEAHATESTVYEHFIPEYQAGWLLEVDVNVIGADLDGPVPASAFPDSTETHQTALAGYKHLATVGNPTVREFLYRTLNAFGTRFVGSAEQVADQIELWFTEGAADGFILSTSGLPGQFELFTEQVVPILVRRGLFRAEYTGATLRDHLALPWPAPVRTPALLA is encoded by the coding sequence GTGACTGATGGTCTTCGCCAACTTCACCTCCTTGCCTTCGGCAATGTGCGCTCGGGCGGCGCGTGGCGACTTCCCGGCGTGCGGAACGGTCCCGCGAATCAGCTCGATACCCTGGTCGCCACCGCGAAAGCAGCCGAGGCGGCCAAGTTCGATGCCATCTTCTTCGCCGACGGCCTCAACTTCGGCCCGGAAGCCACCTGGGCGCACAAGTCCACCGAGGACTTCGAACCACTCACTGCCACCTCATACCTGGCCGCCGTCACCGAACGCCTCGGCCTGGTCGTCACCGGATCATCGACCTTTCAACCGCCGTATCACCTAGCGCGCCAACTACTATCGCTGGACCACCTCAGCGCGGGACGCGCCGGGTGGAACCTGGTGACGAGCTTCGCGCAGGCGGCAGCCGCCAACTTCGGTGATCGTGGCTTCCTCCCGCACGATGAGCGCTACCGTTTGGCGGAGGAAACTCTCCAGGTCGTGAGGGCACTCTGGCATTCCCTGGAGGCGGACACCGTCATCGAGGACCGCGCGACCGGAATCTACAACGATGTCAACAAAATTCACGTGACCAATCACGACGGTGAGTTCCACAAGGTCAAGGGCCCACTGGGCGTCACACCCTCCCGGCAGGGGCAGCCGGTGATCTTTCAGGCCGGATCTTCCACTACAGGTAGAGCGTTCGCCGCCAAAAATGCTGAAGTTGTCTTCACCGGGCAGACTGATATCGACCGAGCGAAGAGCTTCTATCGACAGCTCCACGACGAAGCCCGCGCCTCCGGACGGTCCTCGCTGCCCTTGGTCACTCCGTCACTCGGCGTCGTTGTCGGTTCCACCGAGGCCGAAGCGCATGCCACGGAAAGCACTGTCTATGAACACTTCATCCCCGAATATCAGGCGGGATGGCTCCTCGAAGTGGATGTCAACGTCATCGGCGCCGACCTGGACGGTCCCGTGCCCGCGTCCGCGTTCCCGGACAGCACCGAGACTCATCAAACCGCACTCGCCGGATACAAACACCTTGCCACCGTGGGCAATCCAACAGTTCGCGAGTTCCTCTACCGTACCCTGAACGCGTTTGGCACTCGCTTTGTCGGTTCCGCGGAACAGGTGGCCGATCAGATCGAACTGTGGTTCACCGAAGGTGCGGCCGATGGATTCATTCTGAGCACTTCGGGGCTGCCCGGCCAGTTTGAACTGTTCACCGAACAGGTGGTGCCAATCTTGGTGCGCCGGGGCCTCTTCCGCGCCGAATACACCGGAGCCACACTGCGCGACCACCTGGCCTTGCCCTGGCCCGCCCCGGTGCGTACACCCGCTCTGCTTGCCTGA
- a CDS encoding beta-class carbonic anhydrase: MSTTDELLNNARAYAAHFDKGDLPLPPGRKVAVVACMDARLNPYGLLGLHEGDAHVIRNAGGVITEDEIRSLAISQRLLGTEEIILIHHTDCGMLTFTDDAFKRSIQDETGIKPPWSAEAFTDLDEDVRQSVARIKANPFVPRKGSVRGFIYDVKDGTLREVAAEN, encoded by the coding sequence ATGTCGACCACTGACGAGCTGCTGAACAATGCGCGGGCCTACGCGGCGCACTTCGACAAGGGTGATCTGCCCCTGCCGCCGGGCCGCAAGGTCGCGGTTGTGGCGTGCATGGATGCACGCCTGAATCCGTATGGTCTGCTCGGCCTTCACGAAGGTGACGCACACGTCATCCGCAATGCGGGCGGGGTGATCACCGAGGATGAGATCCGGTCATTGGCCATCTCGCAGCGGCTGCTGGGAACCGAAGAGATCATTCTCATCCACCACACCGATTGCGGCATGCTGACCTTCACCGACGACGCCTTCAAACGTTCGATTCAGGACGAGACCGGTATCAAACCGCCGTGGTCGGCCGAGGCGTTCACCGATCTGGACGAAGACGTCCGCCAGTCCGTGGCACGGATCAAGGCCAACCCGTTTGTCCCGCGCAAGGGCAGCGTGCGCGGATTCATCTACGACGTCAAGGACGGAACGCTGCGAGAGGTCGCCGCTGAGAATTAG
- a CDS encoding SMI1/KNR4 family protein, whose protein sequence is MAEPVGMHAWRQLLDAMIDNKRRHASVDDGLYPVTHPNPGATEEQLHATEERLGHPLDPQYREFLGVADGWESYHFSTNLLGTSDIGVGDRWDETARTIAQWFDETDTADDLGVGNDSTQFVPIADTGNGYAGCLYLYTGQSDEARAGSVFRLDIDSRTMWPDLYSYLHHENLEQGMYLAEQEMGPHARTWGRDIRSSPPTMAEIVAKLAELTALVESVTPAQRRPGASQSELNLLTAHLGAALDSEHQELLAVTNGLTSSYIGEVLSIGQILDGSRWREGILSAQEFHDELERQSVAMFGPRTRERLSVLQIVGSSSAVPFAVAPGELLAVGLDGEVRGLVRDAMSELNGGWHPPYGCVREYLLRVCDHIWDQTARNR, encoded by the coding sequence GTGGCGGAACCAGTTGGAATGCACGCTTGGCGTCAACTACTCGACGCAATGATCGACAATAAGCGGCGGCATGCCTCGGTGGACGACGGACTGTATCCGGTGACCCACCCAAATCCTGGTGCCACTGAGGAACAACTTCACGCTACCGAGGAACGGCTCGGCCATCCGTTAGATCCGCAGTACCGTGAGTTCCTCGGTGTGGCTGATGGCTGGGAGAGCTATCACTTCAGTACGAACTTGTTGGGCACCAGCGATATTGGTGTCGGCGATCGTTGGGATGAGACCGCTCGCACCATCGCGCAATGGTTTGATGAGACAGATACCGCCGATGACCTGGGTGTCGGCAACGATTCGACCCAGTTCGTGCCGATCGCCGACACCGGCAACGGCTATGCGGGCTGCCTCTATCTGTACACCGGGCAGTCCGACGAAGCACGAGCGGGAAGTGTGTTCCGGCTCGACATCGATTCGCGGACGATGTGGCCGGACCTGTACTCGTATCTGCATCACGAGAATCTTGAGCAGGGCATGTACCTGGCCGAGCAGGAGATGGGCCCCCATGCCCGAACCTGGGGGCGCGATATCCGCTCGTCACCACCGACGATGGCCGAGATCGTCGCGAAGCTCGCTGAACTGACGGCGCTTGTCGAGTCCGTGACTCCAGCGCAGCGCCGTCCCGGCGCCAGTCAGTCCGAATTGAACTTGCTGACAGCGCATCTCGGTGCTGCGTTGGATTCCGAACACCAGGAACTCTTGGCAGTCACTAACGGATTGACCAGCAGCTACATCGGCGAGGTGTTGTCCATCGGACAGATTCTTGACGGGAGTCGTTGGCGGGAAGGAATTCTCAGCGCGCAGGAATTCCATGACGAACTCGAACGTCAAAGTGTGGCCATGTTCGGACCTCGAACGCGCGAGCGACTGTCGGTGCTCCAGATCGTGGGTTCGAGCTCTGCCGTGCCCTTCGCTGTTGCGCCCGGCGAGCTACTTGCTGTCGGCTTGGACGGCGAGGTCCGCGGGTTGGTTCGCGATGCGATGTCTGAGTTGAACGGAGGTTGGCATCCGCCGTACGGCTGCGTCCGTGAGTACTTGTTGAGGGTGTGCGATCACATCTGGGATCAGACCGCTCGTAACCGTTGA
- the lpdA gene encoding dihydrolipoyl dehydrogenase — MTAHYDVVVLGAGPGGYVAAIRAAQLGLTTAIVEEKYWGGVCLNVGCIPSKALLRNAELAHIFTKEAKTFGISGEATFDFGAAFDRSRKVAEGRVAGVHFLMKKNKITEYEGVGTFTDANTLAVKKADGATETLTFSNVIIATGSSVRLVPGTSLSENVVTYEKQIMTRELPGSIIIAGAGAIGMEFAYVLKNYGVDVTIVEFLPRALPNEDAEVSKEIEKQYKKLGVKILTGTKVESITDNGSQVTVKVSKDGQESELVADKVLQAIGFAPNVEGFGLDTTGVALTDRGAIAIDERMRTNVPHIYAIGDVTSKLQLAHVAEAQAVVAAETIAGAETLELGDYRMMPRATFCQPQVASFGLTEEQARAEGYDVKVAKFPFTANGKAHGLADPTGFVKLIADAKYGELIGGHLIGPDVSELLPELTLAQKWDLTVNELTRNVHTHPTLSEALQEAFHGLAGHMINF, encoded by the coding sequence GTGACTGCACACTATGACGTCGTCGTTCTCGGAGCCGGTCCCGGTGGCTATGTCGCGGCTATTCGCGCAGCCCAGTTGGGCCTGACCACAGCCATCGTTGAGGAGAAGTATTGGGGCGGAGTCTGCCTCAATGTCGGGTGTATCCCGTCCAAGGCGCTGCTGCGTAATGCGGAGCTGGCCCACATTTTCACCAAGGAAGCCAAGACATTCGGCATCAGCGGTGAGGCCACGTTCGATTTCGGTGCCGCGTTCGACCGCAGCCGTAAGGTCGCCGAGGGGCGTGTGGCCGGTGTGCACTTCCTGATGAAGAAGAACAAGATCACCGAATATGAAGGCGTGGGTACCTTCACCGACGCCAACACCTTGGCGGTCAAGAAGGCTGACGGTGCCACCGAGACGCTGACCTTCTCCAATGTGATCATCGCCACCGGTAGCAGTGTGCGGCTCGTGCCCGGGACCTCGCTCTCGGAGAACGTGGTCACCTACGAGAAGCAGATCATGACCCGCGAGCTGCCCGGATCGATCATCATCGCGGGCGCCGGGGCCATCGGTATGGAGTTCGCATACGTCCTCAAGAACTACGGCGTGGACGTCACCATCGTCGAATTCCTGCCGCGCGCGCTGCCCAACGAGGACGCCGAGGTGTCCAAGGAGATCGAGAAGCAGTACAAGAAGCTGGGCGTGAAGATCCTGACGGGCACCAAGGTCGAGTCGATCACCGACAATGGCTCGCAGGTCACGGTCAAGGTCAGCAAGGACGGGCAGGAGAGCGAGCTCGTCGCCGACAAGGTGTTGCAAGCCATCGGATTTGCGCCGAACGTCGAGGGCTTTGGCCTGGACACGACGGGTGTCGCGCTGACCGACCGCGGCGCGATCGCCATTGACGAGCGGATGCGCACCAACGTGCCGCACATCTACGCGATCGGTGACGTCACCTCCAAGCTGCAGCTGGCTCACGTCGCCGAGGCGCAGGCTGTTGTCGCCGCCGAAACAATCGCCGGTGCAGAAACATTGGAGCTGGGCGACTACCGGATGATGCCGCGGGCGACCTTCTGCCAGCCCCAGGTTGCCAGCTTCGGGCTCACCGAGGAGCAGGCCCGCGCCGAGGGATACGATGTCAAGGTCGCGAAGTTCCCCTTCACCGCGAATGGCAAGGCGCATGGCCTCGCCGATCCGACCGGATTCGTGAAGCTGATCGCCGATGCCAAGTACGGCGAATTGATCGGCGGGCACCTGATCGGTCCTGACGTTTCCGAGCTTCTGCCCGAGCTGACGCTCGCGCAGAAATGGGATCTGACCGTCAACGAGCTGACTCGTAACGTGCACACCCACCCGACGCTGTCCGAGGCGCTGCAGGAGGCGTTCCATGGACTTGCCGGGCACATGATCAACTTCTGA
- a CDS encoding putative holin, translating to MIPLPRAQVVASAMLLGIAVGLVAGMSSVFIAHEPVRPDLFIGVVVAVPSLIGFFILIASTRKWMTAAAAFVLAISPGWFGILAAIQVIHSV from the coding sequence GTGATACCACTGCCACGCGCGCAGGTTGTAGCCAGCGCGATGCTGCTGGGGATAGCAGTTGGACTTGTCGCTGGGATGTCTAGCGTGTTCATCGCGCACGAACCAGTGCGGCCCGACCTCTTCATCGGCGTTGTTGTCGCGGTACCGAGCCTGATCGGTTTCTTCATCTTGATCGCATCCACGCGTAAATGGATGACGGCCGCGGCGGCATTCGTGCTGGCGATTTCTCCCGGGTGGTTCGGGATTCTTGCGGCGATACAGGTGATTCACAGTGTCTGA
- a CDS encoding prolyl oligopeptidase family serine peptidase yields MTSARRSLDPHLWLEDIGGDEPLNWVREHNAITTGEFSGARFDEMRAEALAILNTDAQIPYVRRRGEFLYNFRRDANNARGLWRRTTLDQYRLDEPEWDVIIDLDALAVSEDENWVWAGATALRPEFNRALVSLSRGGSDAVVVREFDLQTRQFVTDGFVLPEAKTQIGWIDADTVFVGTDFGPDSLTDSGYPRLVKRWKRGQSLDDAELVFSGESSDVMVGASFDDTPGFERTLISRATDFFNSEVHELSVDGELLHIDVPTDASVSVHREWLLIELKSPWQLDGAEHSAGTLLAARYADFLAGDRTVTPVFIPDEHASLHHYAWTRERLTVVILRDVVSEIMVFTPGSWDSEPLSGVPSNATTQIVAIDDLGDEIFLDTSGFTQPSTLLHGTAGTAGASVSPIKSAPPFFDGSSFDVAQHFARSDDGTAIPYFVVRPSGSTGAGPTLLGGYGGFEVSRTPGYDGVLGKLWLSRGGTYVLANIRGGGEYGPVWHTQAMREGRHLAYEDFACVARDLVARGITTAAQLGAQGGSNGGLLMGVMLTAYPELFGALVCQVPLLDMRRYHLLLAGASWVAEYGDPDNPDDWEFISKYSPYQNISPEKHYPPVLVTTSTRDDRVHPGHARKMTAALHEAGQPVWYYENIEGGHGGAANNDQSAFKTALAIEFLWRQLAP; encoded by the coding sequence ATGACGTCGGCGCGCCGCTCCCTGGACCCACATCTCTGGCTCGAAGACATCGGCGGCGACGAGCCGCTGAACTGGGTACGCGAACACAACGCGATAACAACCGGCGAGTTTTCCGGTGCACGTTTTGACGAAATGCGGGCCGAGGCGCTGGCCATTCTCAATACCGACGCACAAATCCCGTATGTGCGTCGGCGAGGCGAATTCCTCTATAACTTCCGACGCGATGCCAACAACGCTCGTGGCCTTTGGCGGCGAACCACTTTGGATCAATACCGTCTCGATGAACCCGAATGGGACGTCATCATCGATCTCGACGCCCTGGCGGTCAGCGAGGATGAGAACTGGGTCTGGGCGGGTGCCACGGCACTACGCCCCGAGTTCAACCGGGCGCTGGTGAGTTTGTCGCGCGGCGGATCCGATGCCGTGGTGGTACGCGAATTCGATCTGCAAACACGACAGTTCGTGACGGACGGTTTCGTGTTGCCCGAGGCCAAGACTCAGATCGGTTGGATCGACGCCGACACCGTGTTCGTAGGCACCGATTTCGGGCCCGACAGTCTCACGGATTCGGGATATCCCCGTCTGGTCAAGCGCTGGAAGCGCGGACAGTCCCTCGATGACGCGGAACTGGTTTTCAGCGGCGAATCCTCGGACGTGATGGTAGGCGCGAGCTTTGACGACACCCCCGGCTTCGAACGCACCCTGATCAGCCGGGCCACCGACTTCTTCAATTCCGAAGTACACGAGCTGAGTGTCGACGGCGAGCTGCTGCATATCGACGTCCCCACCGATGCCTCGGTGTCGGTGCACCGCGAATGGCTCCTGATCGAACTCAAGTCGCCGTGGCAGTTGGACGGCGCCGAACATTCCGCCGGGACCCTGCTGGCCGCTCGGTATGCCGACTTCCTCGCCGGGGACCGCACCGTCACCCCGGTATTCATTCCCGATGAGCATGCGAGCCTGCACCACTACGCGTGGACCCGGGAACGGCTTACCGTCGTGATCCTGCGCGACGTGGTTAGCGAGATCATGGTGTTCACCCCGGGCAGCTGGGACTCCGAACCACTAAGCGGTGTGCCGTCCAACGCCACCACCCAGATCGTCGCGATCGACGACCTCGGCGATGAGATATTCCTTGACACATCGGGTTTCACCCAGCCGTCCACACTGCTACACGGCACAGCAGGCACCGCGGGGGCCTCGGTATCCCCCATCAAATCGGCACCGCCCTTCTTCGACGGCAGCTCCTTTGACGTGGCCCAGCACTTCGCACGGTCCGACGACGGGACCGCAATTCCTTACTTCGTCGTGCGCCCCAGCGGATCCACCGGAGCGGGACCCACCCTGCTCGGCGGATACGGCGGTTTCGAGGTCTCCAGGACTCCCGGCTATGACGGCGTGCTGGGCAAGCTGTGGCTGTCTCGCGGCGGCACCTACGTGCTGGCCAACATTCGCGGAGGCGGAGAGTACGGCCCGGTATGGCACACCCAGGCAATGCGAGAAGGACGTCATCTGGCGTATGAAGACTTCGCCTGTGTCGCAAGGGATTTGGTGGCGCGGGGCATCACCACCGCGGCGCAGTTGGGTGCACAGGGAGGCAGCAACGGCGGCCTCTTGATGGGTGTGATGCTCACCGCATACCCGGAGTTGTTCGGCGCGCTGGTGTGCCAGGTGCCACTGCTGGACATGCGGCGTTACCACCTACTACTGGCCGGCGCCTCCTGGGTGGCCGAGTACGGCGATCCGGACAATCCCGATGATTGGGAGTTTATCTCCAAATACTCTCCATACCAGAATATTTCGCCTGAGAAGCACTATCCGCCCGTTCTGGTGACCACCTCGACCCGCGACGACCGCGTCCACCCGGGGCATGCACGCAAGATGACCGCCGCCCTCCACGAGGCCGGGCAACCGGTCTGGTATTACGAGAACATCGAGGGTGGCCACGGCGGTGCGGCCAATAACGACCAGTCGGCCTTCAAGACGGCGTTGGCCATCGAGTTCCTCTGGCGCCAGCTCGCACCCTGA
- a CDS encoding nitroreductase/quinone reductase family protein gives MSESNTVPPWVNKMVRGLLRSPLHPVLSGNIALFTFTGRKSGKEYNVAATYIRDGDVLTVFTDRAWAKNLRDGRPVTALVRGKRLDGTAELSTGPQIAGPLADLLQRVPRDAKYHNVRRNADGSLNQSDIDRAAATESMVTVRLS, from the coding sequence ATGAGCGAATCCAACACCGTTCCACCATGGGTCAACAAGATGGTCAGGGGCCTGCTCCGCAGTCCGCTGCACCCCGTGCTCAGCGGCAACATCGCGTTGTTCACCTTCACCGGACGCAAGAGCGGCAAGGAATACAACGTGGCCGCCACTTACATTCGCGACGGCGATGTGCTGACGGTCTTCACCGACAGGGCGTGGGCCAAGAACCTGCGCGACGGGCGTCCCGTCACCGCATTGGTGCGCGGCAAGCGGCTCGATGGCACTGCCGAGTTGTCCACCGGCCCCCAGATCGCCGGACCACTGGCCGACCTGCTGCAGAGAGTGCCGCGCGATGCCAAGTACCACAACGTGCGACGCAACGCGGACGGCAGCCTCAACCAGTCCGATATCGACCGGGCCGCCGCCACCGAAAGCATGGTGACCGTGCGCCTGTCATGA
- the ppk2 gene encoding polyphosphate kinase 2 — MTETITAAAQGYTVDDEDDDDPVLIAPDGVAVDTWRENYPYDERMSRHQYELEKRLLQIELLKLQNWSKRTGARHVILFEGRDAAGKGGTIKRFMEHLNPRGARVVALEKPTERERTQWYFQRYVPHLPAAGEMVFFDRSWYNRAGVERVMGFCSDEQHSEFIHQAPLFEQMLVNDGISLTKLWFSVSSAEQRTRFAIRQVDPVRQWKLSPMDLASLDKWDAYTRAKEEMFSLTDTDHAPWIVVKSNDKKRARVSAMRHVLGKFDYDDKDVDVVGQADPLILGRALTD, encoded by the coding sequence GTGACCGAGACCATTACCGCCGCTGCGCAGGGCTACACCGTCGACGACGAAGACGATGACGATCCGGTACTCATCGCGCCCGACGGCGTCGCGGTGGACACCTGGCGAGAGAACTACCCGTACGACGAGCGGATGAGCCGCCATCAGTACGAGCTGGAGAAGCGGCTGCTGCAGATCGAGCTGCTCAAGCTGCAGAACTGGAGCAAGCGCACCGGCGCCCGGCACGTCATCCTCTTCGAGGGGCGCGATGCGGCCGGGAAGGGCGGCACCATCAAGCGGTTCATGGAGCACCTCAACCCGCGTGGTGCTCGCGTGGTCGCGCTGGAGAAGCCGACCGAACGGGAACGCACCCAGTGGTACTTCCAGCGGTATGTTCCGCATCTGCCGGCTGCCGGCGAGATGGTGTTCTTCGACCGCTCCTGGTACAACCGTGCCGGTGTCGAGCGCGTCATGGGATTTTGTTCCGACGAGCAGCATTCCGAATTCATCCACCAGGCACCGCTTTTCGAGCAGATGTTGGTCAACGACGGCATCAGCCTGACCAAACTGTGGTTCTCGGTGTCCTCCGCCGAGCAGCGCACCCGCTTTGCCATCCGGCAGGTTGATCCGGTGCGCCAGTGGAAACTCTCGCCCATGGATCTGGCCTCCCTGGACAAGTGGGATGCCTACACCAGGGCCAAGGAAGAGATGTTCTCGCTCACCGACACCGATCACGCGCCGTGGATCGTGGTGAAGAGCAACGACAAGAAGCGGGCCCGAGTCAGCGCGATGCGGCACGTTCTGGGCAAGTTCGACTACGACGACAAGGATGTCGACGTTGTTGGTCAGGCCGATCCACTGATCCTGGGGCGCGCGCTCACGGACTAG
- a CDS encoding aldehyde dehydrogenase family protein: MTTTSENLATAHSAARDVRNPANGQVVGQVNWTDPADIPVITAQLAKAQPSWERLGPEGRGKVLARFAQWLTDNTPRIEAQLIAETGKSKIDAGIEIPSILAIIAYYAPRAAEFLAPETRPASSIAMNTKKITLHQRPRKVVGVISPWNYPVALGYWDVIPALLAGCSVLLKPSERTPLSDELIARGWEAIGAPPVFEIVHGAREVGEALIDNVDFIQFTGSTATGKKIMERAARRLTPVSLELGGKDPMLVLSDADVKRAAHAAVWGSMFNAGQTCVSVERVYVHDSIYEQFVDLVVDEVRGLEIGAGMDHSVGAMIDENQLEVVDQHVRQAVASGARALTGGARVPGGGTFYAPTVLVDVDHSMDCMREETFGPTLPIMRFSEESTAIALANDSEYGLSASVWTKDRRRAERIALQLDCGTVNINDVIMNLSCLTAPHGGWKGSGMGSRFGGASGLLKYCRTEAIVDTRVTLPSEPLWYSGPSWLAPVALKSLTKLSNKALRPFRR, from the coding sequence ATGACAACGACGTCTGAAAACCTCGCCACCGCCCACAGCGCCGCCCGCGACGTGCGCAATCCCGCGAACGGGCAGGTCGTCGGGCAGGTGAACTGGACCGATCCGGCGGATATCCCCGTGATCACCGCACAACTGGCGAAGGCGCAGCCGTCGTGGGAGCGACTCGGGCCTGAGGGGCGCGGCAAGGTACTGGCCCGCTTCGCGCAGTGGCTGACCGACAACACGCCGCGTATCGAGGCCCAGTTGATCGCGGAGACCGGTAAGTCAAAAATCGACGCGGGCATCGAGATTCCGTCGATTCTCGCGATCATCGCGTACTACGCGCCTCGTGCGGCGGAATTCTTAGCACCCGAGACGAGGCCAGCCTCGTCCATCGCCATGAACACCAAGAAGATCACCCTGCATCAGCGGCCCCGTAAGGTCGTAGGGGTCATCTCGCCATGGAATTATCCTGTGGCACTTGGATACTGGGATGTGATCCCGGCCTTGTTGGCGGGCTGTTCGGTGCTGCTCAAGCCTTCCGAACGCACGCCGCTGTCCGATGAACTCATCGCACGCGGCTGGGAGGCAATCGGAGCGCCGCCCGTGTTCGAGATCGTCCACGGCGCCCGCGAGGTCGGCGAGGCACTGATCGACAACGTCGACTTCATCCAGTTCACCGGATCGACGGCCACCGGCAAGAAGATCATGGAGCGCGCCGCACGCCGCCTCACCCCGGTCAGCCTGGAACTCGGCGGCAAGGACCCGATGCTGGTGCTCTCGGATGCCGACGTCAAACGTGCCGCACACGCAGCGGTGTGGGGCAGCATGTTCAACGCCGGTCAGACCTGCGTATCCGTCGAGCGGGTGTACGTCCATGACTCGATCTATGAGCAGTTTGTGGACCTGGTGGTCGATGAGGTGCGCGGCCTGGAGATCGGCGCCGGGATGGATCACAGCGTCGGCGCCATGATCGACGAGAATCAGCTCGAGGTCGTGGATCAGCATGTGCGCCAAGCGGTTGCATCGGGTGCTCGGGCACTCACCGGCGGCGCGCGGGTCCCGGGCGGCGGTACCTTCTACGCTCCGACCGTGCTGGTCGACGTGGACCACTCCATGGACTGCATGCGGGAGGAGACCTTTGGTCCCACGCTGCCGATCATGCGGTTCTCCGAGGAATCCACAGCCATCGCGCTGGCGAACGACAGCGAGTACGGGCTGTCTGCCAGCGTCTGGACCAAGGACCGAAGGCGCGCCGAACGCATTGCGCTGCAACTTGATTGCGGCACCGTCAACATCAACGACGTGATCATGAACCTGTCCTGTCTCACCGCGCCGCACGGTGGATGGAAGGGTTCGGGGATGGGCTCGCGCTTCGGTGGCGCCAGCGGTCTGCTCAAGTACTGCCGTACGGAGGCCATCGTCGACACCCGGGTGACGCTGCCCAGTGAGCCGCTGTGGTACAGCGGACCGAGCTGGCTGGCCCCGGTGGCGCTCAAGAGCCTGACCAAGCTCTCGAACAAGGCGCTGCGCCCCTTCCGTCGCTGA
- a CDS encoding mycothiol transferase, protein MTDFEAAASARELLRDSFTRIIEHVGEVTGGLADTAVTYRPTPDANSIAWLIWHSARCQDVQICAITGAEPVWTARGWEPRFGLDLPADSNGYGHTPEDVAKVIATVDLLSGYYRDVHEMTLRYVDTLTDTELARVVDQHWDPPVTASVRLVSIVDDCAQHLGQAAYLRGMIPTN, encoded by the coding sequence GTGACGGACTTCGAGGCAGCCGCGTCTGCGCGGGAACTGTTGCGTGACAGCTTTACCCGGATCATCGAACACGTCGGCGAGGTGACCGGTGGTCTTGCGGATACGGCGGTGACCTATCGGCCCACGCCTGACGCGAACAGCATCGCCTGGCTCATTTGGCATTCGGCGCGCTGTCAGGACGTGCAGATCTGTGCCATCACGGGTGCCGAGCCGGTGTGGACGGCCCGCGGCTGGGAGCCGAGATTCGGCCTCGACCTGCCCGCCGACTCCAACGGATACGGGCACACGCCCGAGGATGTGGCCAAGGTGATCGCGACGGTCGACCTGCTCAGTGGCTACTACCGGGACGTGCACGAAATGACACTGCGGTATGTCGACACCCTGACCGATACCGAACTTGCGCGTGTCGTCGATCAGCACTGGGATCCGCCGGTCACCGCGAGTGTCCGGTTGGTCAGCATCGTCGACGACTGTGCCCAGCATCTGGGTCAAGCCGCCTACCTGCGCGGGATGATTCCAACCAACTAG